From a region of the Oryza sativa Japonica Group chromosome 6, ASM3414082v1 genome:
- the LOC4340353 gene encoding serine/arginine-rich splicing factor RSZ21A isoform X1: MARVYVGNLDPRVTARELEDEFRVFGVLRSVWVARKPPGFAFIDFDDRRDAQDAIRDIDGKNGWRVELSRNASSGRGGRDRYGSSESKCYECGETGHFARECRLRIGSGGLGSGRRRSRSRSRSRSPRYRRSPSYGRRSYSPAGRSPRRRSVSPARARSYSRSPQYNRGRDESPAYDNGYRRSRS; encoded by the exons ATGGCCCGCGTGTACGTCGGAAACCTGGATCCCCGCGTGACGGCGCGGGAGCTCGAGGACGAGTTCCGCGTCTTTGGAGTTCTTCGGAG TGTATGGGTCGCAAGAAAGCCACCAGGTTTTGCATTCATTGATTTTGATGACAGGAGGGATGCTCAGGATGCAATTCGTGATATAGATG GCAAGAATGGATGGAGAGTTGAGCTGTCTCGTAATGCAAGCAGTGGTCGTGGTGGCCGTGATCGATATGGTAGCTCTGAGAGCAAGTGTTATGAATGTGGTGAGACTGGGCACTTTGCTCGTGAATGCCGTTTGAGGATTGGTTCCGGGGGTCTAGGCAGTGGAAGGCGTCGTAGCAggagccgcagccgcagccgaaGTCCCAGGTACCGCAGGAGTCCAAGCTATGGCAGAAG AAGTTACAGCCCTGCAGGGCGCTCTCCAAGGCGTCGTAGTGTGTCACCGGCTCGTGCACGCAGCTATAGCAGGTCACCACAATACAACCGTGGCCGTGATGAATCTCCTGCCTATGATAACGG ATATCGCCGCAGCAGAAGTTAG